One genomic window of Gossypium hirsutum isolate 1008001.06 chromosome D11, Gossypium_hirsutum_v2.1, whole genome shotgun sequence includes the following:
- the LOC107963548 gene encoding probable serine/threonine-protein kinase PBL7: MNCFPCFSSQKSKKEGSSRREHVDVNIDQPPQPTVTADTENKEAPSTPAEYDNNSSIKAFNFRELASATKNFRQECLLGEGGLGKVYKGTIQATGQEVAVKQLDRNAMEGSNEFFVEVGQLSLLQHPNLVSVVGYCADGDQRLLVYEYMSGGSVQEHLHDIKPGGQPLDWVTRMKIAYGAAQGLQYLHEKAKPPIIYRDLKSSKVLLDDNFNPKLSNVGLDKLGSSADSKMPMQSRMMDNHGYNAPEYTKTGTATLMTDVYSFGVILLELISGRKPIDPSMPEDQQDLVAWAQPIFKEPKHFSQMADPLLEKRFPERGLNQAVAIAAMCVQEEAAARPLISDLASVLSFLSIATEENNIPATLPASISSKLNCISTKLNFLDGADAAGKTKAADSNVTPTIAEERSEDEEDGGSSARSSSADRGLTQQKSRNGDRTLSQKSSGRSLFSIDNDSRKSHSLSRKESNKASSDESDDGKSAASSSQRSGSGVSEGSSGDESGQKGSSLGHKSSKKLTSMSRKSSKMKESGSSRHRSSSSKKTSMKKNRQKSKKHSDDEGDD; the protein is encoded by the exons ATGAATTGCTTCCCATGTTTCTCGTCGCAAAAAAGTAAGAAGGAAGGTAGTAGCAGAAGGGAGCATGTCGACGTTAACATCGACCAGCCCCCTCAACCAACTGTAACTG CTGATACAGAAAATAAGGAGGCACCTAGTACCCCAGCTGAGTATGACAACAATAGCTCCATTAAAGCATTCAACTTCCGTGAGCTAGCCTCTGCCACCAAGAATTTCCGGCAAGAATGTCTATTGGGTGAAGGCGGTCTCGGCAAAGTTTACAAGGGAACTATTCAGGCTACCGGCCAG GAGGTTGCTGTGAAACAACTTGATAGGAATGCAATGGAAGGGAGCAATGAGTTCTTTGTTGAAGTTGGGCAACTCAGTCTCTTACAGCATCCAAATCTGGTTAGTGTCGTTGGGTATTGTGCTGATGGAGACCAAAGGCTTTTGGTTTATGAATACATGTCAGGGGGTTCAGTACAAGAACATCTTCATG ATATTAAACCTGGAGGGCAGCCATTAGATTGGGTAACCCGAATGAAAATAGCATATGGAGCAGCACAAGGTCTACAATATTTGCATGAAAAGGCTAAACCTCCTATAATATACCGTGACCTCAAGTCCTCTAAAGTTTTGTTGGATGATAACTTCAACCCTAAACTCTCCAACGTTGGGCTGGACAAGCTTGGGTCTTCGGCCGATAGTAAGATGCCGATGCAATCGAGGATGATGGATAACCATGGATACAATGCTCCAGAATATACGAAAACGGGTACCGCCACGTTAATGACCGATGTCTATAGTTTCGGAGTTATTCTTCTTGAGCTTATCAGTGGAAGAAAACCTATTGACCCTTCCATGCCTGAGGACCAGCAAGACTTAGTTGCTTGG GCGCAACCAATATTCAAAGAGCCAAAACATTTCTCACAAATGGCAGATCCATTACTCGAGAAACGATTCCCAGAAAGAGGATTAAATCAAGCAGTAGCAATAGCAGCCATGTGTGTCCAAGAAGAAGCTGCTGCTAGGCCATTAATCAGTGATTTAGCCTCCGTCTTAAGTTTCCTATCCATCGCCACCGAAGAAAACAATATTCCGGCCACTCTTCCCGCTTCCATTTCTTCCAAATTAAACTGCATCTCCACCAAGCTCAATTTCTTAGACGGTGCCGATGCCGCAGGGAAGACGAAGGCAGCCGACAGCAACGTCACACCTACCATCGCCGAAGAGAGATCTGAAGACGAAGAGGATGGCGGTTCTTCCGCACGAAGCAGCAGTGCCGATAGAGGTTTAACGCAACAAAAAAGTCGAAATGGAGATCGTACACTTAGCCAAAAGAGTAGTGGAAGGTCATTGTTTTCAATAGACAATGATAGCAGAAAATCACATTCATTGAGCCGTAAAGAATCGAACAAAGCTTCATCAGACGAAAGCGACGATGGGAAATCAGCAGCTTCGTCGAGCCAACGAAGCGGCAGCGGCGTATCCGAGGGCTCATCCGGTGATGAAAGTGGACAAAAAGGGTCATCCTTAGGACATAAAAGCAGCAAGAAATTGACATCAATGAGTCGAAAGAGTAGCAAAATGAAAGAAAGTGGTTCTTCACGCCATAGGAGCAGCAGCAGTAAGAAAACATCGATGAAAAAGAACCGACAGAAATCAAAGAAACATAGTGATGATGAAGGTGATGATTAG
- the LOC107963564 gene encoding CBS domain-containing protein CBSX6: MASVFLYHVVGDLTVGKPELEEFYETETIGSAIRAIRESTECGITVWKRKTHMEMAENNDTRQQRFVGILTSVDVVSFLAKPQCLEDQDKAMKTLVSDVVVPDNALLKIVDPGIRLIDALEMMKQGVRRLLVLKSTVWKGLSKRFSILYNGKWLKNVDNSSCNNLSINVSAPSSAASSASSSSSSTPPFMRNKFCCLSREDIIRFLIGCLGALAPLPLSSISSLGAINHNYSSIDASLPAAEATQKNPGDPIAFAIMESTPDGRHRILGEISVSKLWKCDYIAAAWALANLSAGQFIMGIEDNVSSRWLTDFNNNSLDNGVESTRPRKISSMSSGYSPVSPTFGVGRGTYRGRSAPLTCKTTSSLAAVMAQMLSHRATHVWVTEGEDDDDVLVGVVGYADILVAVTSKPPSLSALTPRSIIELRLENHH, encoded by the exons ATGGCATCGGTGTTTTTATACCATGTAGTGGGTGATCTAACGGTGGGGAAGCCAGAATTGGAAGAATTTTATGAAACAGAAACGATTGGATCAGCTATAAGAGCAATAAGAGAGTCAACAGAGTGTGGGATAACAGTTTGGAAAAGAAAAACTCATATGGAAATGGCGGAAAACAATGATACGAGACAACAAAGATTTGTGGGTATTTTAACTTCAGTTGATGTTGTGTCTTTTTTAGCTAAACCTCAATGTTTGGAAGACCAGGACAAAGCTATGAAAACACTTGTGTCTGATGTTGTTGTCCCTGACAATGCTCTCTTGAAGATTGTTGATCCTGGTATTAG ATTGATAGATGCATTGGAGATGATGAAACAAGGTGTGAGGCGACTTCTTGTTCTGAAGAGCACGGTATGGAAAGGATTGAGCAAGAGATTCTCGATCCTTTATAATGGCAAGTGGCTCAAGAATGTGGACAACAGTAGTTGCAATAACCTCAGTATTAATGTCAGTGCCCCTTCATCTGCTGCGTCTTCTGCTTCCTCTTCCTCATCATCCACCCCACCCTTCATGCGCAACAAGTTTTGCTGTTTGTCGAGAGAAGACATAATCCGTTTCCTCATCGGTTGCCTCGGTGCTCTAGCCCCACTCCCCCTGTCTTCGATCTCCTCACTTGGAGCTATTAACCACAACTATAGCTCCATTGACGCTTCCCTCCCAGCTGCCGAAGCAACGCAAAAAAATCCGGGTGATCCCATCGCGTTTGCCATTATGGAGAGCACACCAGATGGTCGGCATAGAATTTTAGGAGAAATCTCAGTCTCTAAACTATGGAAATGTGATTATATAGCCGCAGCATGGGCTTTAGCCAACCTTTCTGCCGGACAATTCATTATGGGGATCGAGGATAATGTGAGTTCGAGATGGCTCACTGATTTCAATAATAATTCCCTAGACAATGGTGTTGAATCAACAAGGCCAAGGAAAATCAGTAGTATGAGCAGTGGGTACAGTCCAGTGTCCCCAACTTTCGGAGTCGGTCGGGGCACGTATAGGGGCAGAAGTGCACCCTTGACATGTAAAACCACAAGCTCGTTGGCCGCGGTTATGGCTCAAATGCTATCTCATAGGGCAACCCATGTTTGGGTGACTGAaggtgaagatgatgatgatgttttAGTAGGGGTGGTGGGTTATGCCGACATTTTGGTTGCGGTCACCTCCAAACCACCTAGTCTCTCCGCTCTCACACCTCGATCTATCATAGAGCTTCGCCTGGAAAATCATCATTGA